GAGGAGCTGTCTTCAGAAGTGGGGTCCCAGGCaagagtgaaacaacaaatgcttcccagTGCTGCCCATTTGGGATCTCCTGCTTCCTCCACCACCTGCTCCTTCTGAGGCGTTCAGGAGGGCATTATTGggaaagagactttttttttcctctgggggTTGCTTGGTGTGTAGAAGAGAAACTTCAACCCACTGGTGACCATTTGGTCACTAAAAGGGGTGACCTTGTCTGAGAATGAAGCCAacacagaggagaacagagacaaGAACTGGACAGACATTCCTAACAACCCACTTTTGAGCACCTGGATCAAGTCGTACCTGACatcctttcttgattttttaaaaagtatgtgaaCCAAGTTTTGTTGTTTGATTTACTCAAGAGAACCTGAACTGTATTTCTGTAACAAGCAGTTAAAAGAGTGTTAGCATACTGACATTGATAAACTgcttcttttttcattcattccataaacatttattgagtcctTGCTGTGTGCTAGGCACCGtgctggaaactgagaatataaagCCAGTTAGAGCTCCTTCCAGGGCTTAGACCCCAGTAGAAGTGACTTGTGAAGCAATAATCACAGTGCTTGCTGTGTGACAATCACTGTAATTAGAATTCATGtggggcagtggttggcaaactcattagtcaacagaaccaaatatcaacagtacaacgattgaaatttcttttgaaagccaaattttttaaacttaaactatataggtaggtacactgttattaacttaattagggtactcctaagctggcctttgctaaacactcaatgtgccaaagagcctcatgtggctcacaagccgcagtttgctgaccaaggGTGTGGGGTGTTAAGTCTGCACCTAACTGCCTGGGAATGGAAGATGCCATGACAGGCCTCATGGCGGAGGTAGTATCTGAGTTTGGGAATATTTCTTGAGTgggaaaaagggaagggaaatcACCTGTGTAGTTAACCTAGGGTGGCCAAGGTTTGAAAACCCTGAAAGTGGATAGAGAGATTGGCAGACTGGCAGTgggagagaggagtggagggCTCCTGTGGGCTGGAACCCTCCGATGCACTCTGACGTGTCACTTTCTCAGCACGCTAGCGTTTGTGTGCTCCGTAGTTGAGGCCTGCCCCCTGCCCTTGCGCACACCCAGGCAGGGAAACAGCAAGGGGCAGGGGCATCATAATGTATCTGCTCATTCCACTTACACTATGCAGAATCTGCCCACCAATGAATAAACACATAGTGAAAGCAGGGCGTCCACAATCCACATCCAACAAACCCCCAGAAAGAAATCTGTGGTAACACTGGAGGAGGAAAGTGTCCACCTGGCATCTCTACAGTGATCCCATCAACTGGTTACCAGGGATATGTGTTCCGCTCTGTTCCCCTTCATGAGGCTTCCTGCATCTGGCCTCCAGCTCTGGCTTTTGGGCTCTCCGATGTCCAGAGAACAGGGCCATCGGTGGTCCAGCCAGAGTCTTGACTGCTGAGAATTTGCTCACAAATTGCTCTGGGACTCCCAGCCTCACTCCCTCCAGGAAATCAATGTCCTTTTCCCTTCTTATCCCCTGCCTTCATCCATGCATGCCTCTGAACAGTGTTAGCCCCCGCAAGAATGAGGCCCTGAGCTGGTAGACAGATCCTCTTCTGTCCCTTCCCTTCAAGACCAATGGTACTGACAACTGCCCTCCCAGGTCTCCGTGGCAGGGTTACTGGGATGTGAAGCCCTAGAAACCTGTGGTGGAATCTGGGACAGGTGATCATCTAAAATTATCTTGTAGTTAATAAATTTTCACTGTTCCTTAGTGGTAATAACCACCACCACACTCTAAGACTTTAACACTGGGAAGCCTCTTGTTCCGGGTGCATTCTGGCTCTCCACATCTCTCAAAGCCTTTCTCTTATTACAAAGTGATCAGTGAATAAACCCTTTAAGGAAATCTCGTGCCAACTTCAGAACACACACAGAACACTAAAAAAGTGCCTTATTCAGTCCTCCAAATGGACTTTAATCTATCTCTCGGCTATGTTCCTATAACCATGTATGTATTCCATAGAGCCTTTCTTGGAGGGCCGGGTTCAGGTCTTGTTTACCTTTGTTTCTTCTGCATGGCCTTGTCGAACAGCCTATGCTGAGGCCTACTGGCTCTtgcctttgtccccctcccctgccttctGAAGTAGCTCTCAGTCCTCACCTGCAGGCCCTGCCCGTCTGAACTCTGAAGCAAGATCAAGTCCATTAGGACATCAGCTCACCACAAGCTCCTCGTCTGACTCTGGACTGTCTCCCCAGGGTCAGCAAAAGTGATGGCCACCTAAGAAACTCCCAGCaagcatttgttgaatgactgaatgaatgacaCTATGATTGCTCTGAGAACCAATGTCTCACCTTCTGTTCAAATTCTCTTGGCTGAGCTTATTTTCACTCCCCCGCACACGAGCCTGTCCATCCACCTGACTTGGCATTTTCAGCTCTGCCCATTTGAGCTTCTCATTGCCTCGCCACCTCCGGCCTCATTTTACACCCTTAGTGTCCAATGTCTGTCTGGCCTCTTTCCTCCTGTCACCATTCTCTATGAAGACACGTTTAACTTCCCAGACTGACCCTTTTAGTCCCTCCCCAGCCATCCCTAGCTCTGGTCTCTCCTGGTCAGAGGTGTCATCCCAAGTTTCTCGCCATTCCTATGGGctctataaatataaatgaactgaATTGTATTGCTTGGTCTCTCTCTTAGTCATCACCTAACTCAGGGGAAATTGGATTACTTTTGCAAAACTGGAATCTGGTGCTTTATTTCATAATGCCTATCTTATTTCAATCCATTAAAGGAGATTGCACATCTATTATCTACCAGGCACTGTAGTGCATTTTCCCCCTAAGTTGGACAACCAAGTTGGTGTTGCTCAACTACATGTGCAGCCCTGTCTTATCCATATCTCAGCACTTACATATTGCTCGGTTTGGAGCCCTGTGGTAAATTATCTGataatataaaatcataaaatttgctctaaggaaagaatagaaaaatcaaGATCATTGTGACGAATGGCAGGGACTAGTCTTTTCATCATCTATCAATACAGTTTAAATTGACTCTAACACTTATATTTCCAGGAGGCCAGGAAAGGCATGAATGGACCTATAAACAGGTTAATGGGATGGGGGCATGTTTGTCTAGTTAGAAATTAAAGTTGACCATTAACTAACTGTTTCACTGGCATTCATGCTATGTTGTCTAACAGGTAGTGCTCAGGCAGCTAAATAAGGAACTGCTTTGTCTGTGGATTCCAGGAAATCAGATACGGAGAGAGTGGAGGGAGTGTGCATGTTTGGGGCAGAGGGGGTGCTGACAGGTACTCAGTACCAGACCTCAGAGGTTTGGAAGGTGTGTACACCCACATATAGGATGTGCTAGGTCTCCTCCCCGGCATCCACTGCCCCGCCCTTGCTGGTGTTATTCTGTCAGCAGGTGTCACAAGGAGTTTTatgccccagatgagtagagTTCAGGGTGTTGGCACCCAGCAAAGAGCATCCCTGCACTTGGGCACCTGGCATCATCTGCTTTTGTTAGAGCTGCAAGAGAGGAGAGTTTACAGCAGGTCATTCAAGGGCTCCTCTCCCATGAGCAGTGCCTTTCTAACCAGTGGTAACCGAGCTACGTATCTCCCTCCAGGTGAGTTCTGATGTGCTGGCTGATGCAGGGACCATGAGCATGCTGGCTCCCACTGGGACAAGAATGGCACCACCTTCCGGACACAGCCTCCTTCTGATCAGCATGCTGGGCATCTTGGCACTCGACCACCTCACACGAGGCCAGAACAGCACACTGATTTTCACCAAGGAAAACATCATTCGAAACTGCAGTTGCCCCATGGACATCCAAGACTGTGACTACAGTCTGGCCAGCCTCCTGTGCAGCTGCAAAACTGCCCTGCTTTGGGCCTCAGAGCCCCTCAGCTATAGTGGCCATCTGACGGTCTGGTTCACGGATGCCTCTGCACTGGGCCTCCTGCTGAACTTCACGCTGGTCCAGGACCTGAAGCTTTCCCTGTGCAGTGCGAACACCCTTCCCACTGCATACCTGGCCATCTGTGGTCTGAAGAGACTTCGCATCAACACCGAGGCCAAGCACCCTGTGCCAGAGCAGAGCTTACTCATCCACAGTGAACCCAGGGAGAAGCCTATGTGGCACACAGGCTGGCAGTCATGTACTTATGTCTCGTTCTTAGATATGGCCCTGTTCAACAGGGAGTCGTCCCTAAGATCCTATAGTATTGAAAATGTTGCCAACATTGCCAACAACTTCCCCTCCTTTTCTGACTTGAAAACCTTCCCAATTCTGAGCAACAAAAGCTACGTTGTCACATTCATTTACTAATACTGTCAGTATGCCTAACCACTGGAGACTTTGACCCACTATGGATAATTTGAAGAAGGGACCTGGGAATAAGTTCATGGGTGTCTCTGCCCACAGCTCCCCTCTCCCCAGAACCCCTTACAGCAGAGCCACACATACGGGTCACCAGCCTTCTTTGCCATATTCCCTGCCCAACCATGGGagctgttttggaaaaaaaaaaaaaaatagaaagaaaccaAAACCCAACTTGGTTTGGCCCAGAAACATCTCTTGAGGGCCAGCTAGAGGCTAGGTCCCTTTTCTTGGGGGTCTGTAAAGTCATGTTAGACCAGAAATAGAACAAGCCAGTCACACCAGGGGCTATTTAGTGGAGCTCAGCGTAGGGGGTGACCTCCAAAAGGGTATCGTCCTTCAAAATACTGCCTTACTGGTGTTCTGCAGTATTTTGTGACAGggcctgagatttttctcctaagTAGAGAGCAATAGATTTCAAAGGCGTCAAGGTTGTGGGCTCCGCATGAATGATGAGGTTCTCTTAGACAGATATTTTCCAAGTACCTTGAAAAATATGTGCTAAGAACAGATGCATTGAGAAAGGAGAATTTTGTGAGGGTGTTTGTGTAGGGGTGAGGCCTGGGTAGGGTGGGAACTCAGGACCAAATGAGGGCACCAGGGTTTCAAAGAGGGGAATAGAAGTGAAAGTTGGGGGGCACAAAACCAATTGCATATACCTCCAAATTTGCCTGGACCCTGGGAAAGATTCCCTCTCTTTCATGTCCTGCTCTTTCTTTGCCTCCTTCTGTTGTTGTCCCCACTGCCACTTccatttctcctctcctttccccatctCACTCCTCCTGCTCCAGAACCAGAACTAAGAGTAACCACCATTAGAACCATGTTTAACTACACTAGGAGCAAGCCTGGGAACCTAGCAATCACAACATCATTCCCATGGATAAAATGCTCACATGACCAATAGATAATTAAAAGAACTTGAAGGGCTCAGTCCATTTGGAAGTTTAAGACTGGAACGTTAAGACAGATTGTATGACACGGTTAACACAAAATGATTTTATGTGTACTGATATAAGAAACCAAGGcaacatttttcaaattaaactgACTCATCATTGTGGAAAGAAAATTTTTCCTCACAGAGACCCAACTATTAGAGtggaatgaataaaaagaatgcaTGCTGCTTGAcgaggcaatggcacagtggaaagagcatcagcctgggacgctgaagacccaggttcaaaaccccaaggtcgctggcttgagcaagacgccactggctcagctagagccccctgatcaagcatatgagaaagcaatcaatgaacaactaaggtgctgcaacaaagaactgatgcttcccatctctttccctttctctctctctctctctcgattgCAAACAACAACGAAAAAGAATGCATGCTAATTATAGTAGAAAGGTCTAAACTCAGagtgcaaagaaataaaacttattgCATTCCTTATGCCATAAtcataagaaataattttcttatgaAATAAGATAATGTCTTGGGATGATGACTTTAGATCCcatttatcatatttttctcttaatcttAATATAGTGTAACTGGAATAACCTGAAATGTCTATATTTGCTTAATTGGAGGGGGAATTGCCCAGCGAGGTTAATTAGCTTGAGTCCATAATGCCACTTTTTAAATTAGGCCACAACTAAGaccaaaatatgaattttaatagaaaaacacAATGAGAGGTAAGAGTAAAGTcacagaaaaaagataaagaaggaaagaacaaagaaCAGCAAGAAGGATATAAGTGTAGAAAATTaatgataaatatatttactgTCAATAGTTACTGGAAATgtaaaaaattgaatttcaaTGGACTTtgactaataaaatataaaattaaatgatgtCAGAAATTCTGAACATCTTAATGTGcatatcttcttccatttagtGGCTTTTAATAGTTTCAAAGTCCTTTCACATATGATCTAAATTCTAAGTGATTCTCATAAGAAATAATTGTGGGTCAATGGGACTTGAATCAATAGCAGAGGGAAGTTAATGCAGTgacacactgaggttgccagatttCTGGACCGAAAACGTGGTCAGCTTGTCCTGACAAGATAAAGAGAGAACTGAGAACATCCAGAGCACACA
The DNA window shown above is from Saccopteryx bilineata isolate mSacBil1 chromosome 2, mSacBil1_pri_phased_curated, whole genome shotgun sequence and carries:
- the EPCIP gene encoding exosomal polycystin-1-interacting protein, with translation MSMLAPTGTRMAPPSGHSLLLISMLGILALDHLTRGQNSTLIFTKENIIRNCSCPMDIQDCDYSLASLLCSCKTALLWASEPLSYSGHLTVWFTDASALGLLLNFTLVQDLKLSLCSANTLPTAYLAICGLKRLRINTEAKHPVPEQSLLIHSEPREKPMWHTGWQSCTYVSFLDMALFNRESSLRSYSIENVANIANNFPSFSDLKTFPILSNKSYVVTFIY